In Bacteroides cellulosilyticus, the genomic stretch ACGATAATGCAAAGGTGAGGATTAAATCTCTAATAAAAGAAGGAAAAGGAGCAGTGAGAGCAGTTTTTCTGAGAAAAGTTATAAGTAACAATGAATCAGATCATAAATCAAACACCGAGAGCCAGAGAAACTACAGTTACCCCGTAATCGTATTCAGATGAGGTCCAATATATCCAATATACACTTTCTTCACACAGTCATCTGCATAAAAATGAAATCTCAAATCACCTGTTTTTATATGTAATTCAAAGTATTCAGTATTTCCATCTGGTAATTTACATATTCTCTCATTACCAAACTTGCTCATTGTTTTATCCGATTCTGGAGAAATTCTCAATGAATAATTAGCGTTAATGGTCTTATAACTAAACGAACCTTCTTTCCATAGAGAGACAGCTTTATTAAACACCACAAGCCTGTCTATGATTTGATTAAAATAAGAAGAATCTCCAATTAGTAATAATTGTTTTTCTACATCTTCACAAAATATTAAATTTGGAAATAATTTCTCTTTCTTACTCCACATATTTCGATAGGTGACATTCCACAAATCATTCTTTTTTATGAGTTGAAAAGTGTTATTATCTATTATTTGTTTTTCTCCTCTTATACAATCAATCAAAGAAAAATCAATTCCAAGAAAGGCATTTAGCTCATTCGGGAAAAAGTTATCCAAACTTTCTTCATCGCCCAAATAGACTCCATTTTTTGAAGTTATTTGCATTAAAAATTGAGAAATAACTTGTTCTTCTTGTCCATAAGTCGAAAATAAAATTTCAATAACTCTCAGATTCCATACATCATCATGCTTCCAAAAATTATCATCATTTTCTTTTTCTATAGCATTCAACTCTAGCATTCCCTCTTTAAAAGCAACAAAGTCAGCCAAATCAATTGCTTCATTCAATAAATAGAAATTATTCATCGCTTTCGTAGTCTAAAAAGTTCAGCAAAATCTATTTGAGTTTGATCAAAAAAGCCTCGAGGCCAGTAAGACAGTTCCCCTTTCTCATTAACAGATATAGTTTCAAGAATGGGTTGATCTGAGTTTTCATTATGAGTAAAGTAATTAACAGAAACACTTGATGGTTTTATTTCACATTTTGCACAAGCAATCTGAATCCCATTTAATACATGATCACTATGTGTTTCTACAATGACACTCACACCAGACTCTGCAACCATTGACAAAAAGCGACCAATCTTTGATTGTGCAGAAGGGTGAAGATGCGCTTCTGGATTTTCAACAATTATCATACTTCCCTTTTGTGCTATTAATCCTGTAACAATAATTGGCAACACATAACTTATTCCGAATCCAATATTAGGAGGTAAAACTGTTCCTCCTGAAGAGAAAAAATTATCCATTGTTATTTGCGCTGACATTGTTGACCTATCATATTTTGAAGAAACTGAGACCCCAGGCATTAATTCATTAAGCCAAGCATTTACTTGTTGTTCCAGTCTTGGACTTAGCACCTTAGGATGTCTTCGCAAATCTTCAACTTTAAACGAATAACTAAAATCAGTATCGCCCAGTAACTGTGCAACATACTCTCCTTGAAAACCAGTATTGGGAAAATCAAAATACCTGATTTCTTGCTTAATACGAGGTCCTAATCTTTCTGCATTTAAATAATGAAATTCATGTTGAAAAAGAATCAACGGACGCTTACGATTTGAAACAACAAATGGACGCAAATATAAAGAATCACCTGACGCATCATATTTTACTTCAAAAGATGATGTCATATCAGAAAACTCCAATTCAACTATAGAATTATTTGAACTATGGGATATTACATGTTCACAATTACCAAGATTTAAACAATATTTACCATTTAATTCTATAAAAGTAAGACCTTTTTCTTCAGTCTTCTCATATTCATGTTTCTGTATATTCAGTTTTGAACAACGTTCAATAGTACTACGTAACAACAACAGTGCTTGAATAGATGAACTTTTACCATTTCCATTAGCGCCCGCCAAAACAGTTAATCCATTTATGGGCAATCTAATATCTCGAAAACATTTAAAATTCTTTACTTCCAAATACTTCATAAACAATCATTTTAAAAAATCTTCAATTATCATGCTAGCTTTCATAAAAGCATACCTAACATTAGCTTTACCATTTGTGCCTGAAGACAAATAATATAAAAACTGTTGGTCTTCGGTTATTTCTTTAGCCAATGGCATTAATAGAGCTTGAACAGAATTACGCTCTTCAATTAATACAGGATCGTATTTTGACAATAATACCGACCAGCTAACAAATAATGCTTTATTAATTAATTGTTTATATGCTCCTGGTTCAATATCTTTCAGTTGAATTTTGCGAAATGCATAACGAGAGCCAAATAGATAATAGGCATTTTTCATTGATTTAGAAAATAAGTCCACATAATGACTAAGATCCTTCTCTTCTTTTTTCACTAATCGTTCTGTTATATCATCCATTAATTGTTCAATATAGCCAGTATAATTATCCAATGTCTCATCTTCATTAATAAGCTCATGAAACAATATAAACCGTAATGCAACTTCTTGATCGTCCATTCTTGTAGACTTAATACTGTGGTCTGTTGCTCTCTTAAATTCTGGTAAATTAACCATCTTTTTAAGTGTTTCTCGCAACCCCTTTCCTGCTAAGCAATTCCTTATTTCTTGATTATTAAGAGGTTTTCCACCTGTATTAATTCGTCTAAAAATATCATACTTTACTTTTGTGGGAGACGAAGGATCTATTACATTGCTAGATAATTGAGTTAAATTAAACCATCTAAAATATTTTGCATCTAACCCCTTTTTACCATCTTCTTCTTTATAATAGCGTCCTTCACAGTTTTTATTCAAATATTCCAATCCCCAAAGAGGAAATTTATTATCCATAAATTCATTGATGGTTGTAAGACGTTGCAACCCATCAATTACAACCAATCTCCCTTCATCATCCTCAGAGAAATAAAACATTGGCAACGGTATTCTCAGAAGTATAGATTCTATAAGCCTAGATTTTTGTCCGCTATTCCACACAAAATTACGCTGAAAATCAGGACTTAAATCAACATCACCACCATCAATCATATCTTTAATGAGCTTTATACTAAATTGTTTCGAAGACACTTTTATTTTGTCAGGATCATAAGGATCTATTAGTGGTTCAATGGTCGTTTCTGTATTTTCAGTCCCCGACTGCTCTGATTCTATAACTTTTAACAATAGCTGATCTAGTTTAGCATCCAAATTTTCGATAGATTCAGTTATTTCCTCAGATTTCTCTAATATTACAAAATTACTTCCACTATGCCGTAATTTCATCCACGGTTTATTTTCCTGATCAATCAACACATAAATTGAATTATTGTCAGAGTCTATTTCCTTTAAAGGAGTTAAATGAATAAAATTACTATCTCCTAC encodes the following:
- a CDS encoding DUF3696 domain-containing protein, producing the protein MKYLEVKNFKCFRDIRLPINGLTVLAGANGNGKSSSIQALLLLRSTIERCSKLNIQKHEYEKTEEKGLTFIELNGKYCLNLGNCEHVISHSSNNSIVELEFSDMTSSFEVKYDASGDSLYLRPFVVSNRKRPLILFQHEFHYLNAERLGPRIKQEIRYFDFPNTGFQGEYVAQLLGDTDFSYSFKVEDLRRHPKVLSPRLEQQVNAWLNELMPGVSVSSKYDRSTMSAQITMDNFFSSGGTVLPPNIGFGISYVLPIIVTGLIAQKGSMIIVENPEAHLHPSAQSKIGRFLSMVAESGVSVIVETHSDHVLNGIQIACAKCEIKPSSVSVNYFTHNENSDQPILETISVNEKGELSYWPRGFFDQTQIDFAELFRLRKR
- a CDS encoding DUF262 domain-containing protein, encoding MVVELQVGDSNFIHLTPLKEIDSDNNSIYVLIDQENKPWMKLRHSGSNFVILEKSEEITESIENLDAKLDQLLLKVIESEQSGTENTETTIEPLIDPYDPDKIKVSSKQFSIKLIKDMIDGGDVDLSPDFQRNFVWNSGQKSRLIESILLRIPLPMFYFSEDDEGRLVVIDGLQRLTTINEFMDNKFPLWGLEYLNKNCEGRYYKEEDGKKGLDAKYFRWFNLTQLSSNVIDPSSPTKVKYDIFRRINTGGKPLNNQEIRNCLAGKGLRETLKKMVNLPEFKRATDHSIKSTRMDDQEVALRFILFHELINEDETLDNYTGYIEQLMDDITERLVKKEEKDLSHYVDLFSKSMKNAYYLFGSRYAFRKIQLKDIEPGAYKQLINKALFVSWSVLLSKYDPVLIEERNSVQALLMPLAKEITEDQQFLYYLSSGTNGKANVRYAFMKASMIIEDFLK